Part of the Eshraghiella crossota genome is shown below.
AGCGGCATCTGCGTATGCTTTTTCGCTCATCATTCCGGTAATAAATCCAAATTCGCCTTCTGTGATTGATATTGTATCTACAGTTCCGAATTTTTCTTCTATTTCAGGGAGTCTGTCAAGACTGCCTTTAATACGTACAAAGAAATTTGAACATACTTCATCATGTGGTATAAGTTCGAGTTTTTCCTGACTCCATTTTGTCTCAACATTTTCACCAAGATGTCTGACAGCATCAACAACGTCAGATACAACTGCACTTGCAGTTGGAAGTTTGCCTGCGCCTGCTCCGTAAAACATTACGTCTCCAAGGACATTTCCTTTTACAAAAATTGCATTCATAACACCGTTGACTCCTGCAAGAGGATGTTCGTTGCTGATAAGTTTAGGTGATACCATTGCTGAAAATCTGTTGCCTGTCTTTTTTGCAGAGCCGATAAGCTTTATAGTAAGACCCATTTCTTTGGCATACATAAAATCCAGATCTGTTAATTTGGTTATTCCTTCTGTATATATATCTTCATAATCAACCTGTTTGCCACATGCAAGGGATGAAAGAATTGCTATTTTTCTGCATGCATCATAACCCTCAACATCTGCTTCAGGGTTACGTTCGGCATATCCAAGTTTCTGTGCCTCTTTGAGCACTTCTTCATAACTTACGCCTTCTTTATCCATTTTGGTAAGTATAAAATTAGTTGTTCCGTTAAGAATACCTGAAATTTCAAGAATCTCATCTGCCGTTAAGGACTGATTGAGTGGTCTGATAATAGGAATTCCGCCGCCTACAGATGCTTCAAAGAAGAAGTTGGCTTTATGTTCTGCTGCAATTGCAAGAAGCTCTGCTCCGTGCTTTGCCACTAACTCCTTGTTAGAGGTACATACACTTTTACCTGCAAGAAGTGCTGACTTTACAAATGAATATGCGGGATTGACTCCTCCCATAACTTCTACAACTACTTTAACGTCCTCGTCTTTTAATATTACGTCATAATCGTGAACAAGGACATTTTCGATATAATCTCCCGGGAACTCTCTTAAATCGAGCACATATTTAAGATTGATGTGTTCTCCGGCCTTGTTATCAATTGATTCCTGATTGGTTCTTAATACTTCAACTACTCCTGAACCAACTGTGCCGTAGCCTAATACTGCGATGTTTACCATTTTTCTTTTTCTCCTGCTTTTATCCTTTTATTAAATTATCAACAACTGAACTTTCTTCCTCTGTTAAAAGGAATTCAGGTTCAATCATTATAATAAGCCTGTCTTCTGCTTTAGCCACTTTATTAAAGTATCTGACGCCGTCGCCCTTTGCCACATCCGGCATATCAACGATATCTTCATCTTCGATGTGCTTGATGTTCTGTACACCGTCAACTTCTAAAGCAATTTTTCTGTCTTTGTTATTTACTATTATAAGTTCATGCTGACCGTTATCAGTTCCGCCCAACCCAAATTTAGCTTTCAAATCTATTACAGGAATTACTTCTCCGCGGAGATTGATTATCCCTTTTATGTTACTGGAAGAGTTAGGTACTCTGACTATCGTCTGTGTCTGTTCGATTGCTCTTACATTTATAATATTGATTCCGTAGAGTTCATCCCCCAGATTAAAAATTATTGGTTGAAATGCTGTCATATAATCACTCCTTTTACTATGTTGTCTTAGGCGTTCTGTGTATCCATTTAAGATATTCGCCTAAAAATAAATCTATATTACCATCAAGTACAGCCTGTGCATTGCCTGACTCCGCATTGGTTCTGTGGTCTTTTACAAGGGTGTATGGCTGCAATATGTAACTTCTTATCTGGTTGCCCCAGCCGATTTCTTTGACTTCGCCTCTGATACCTGCCTCTTTTTCGGCGTTTTCCTGTTGTTTTAGTAAATAAAGTTTTGCTTTTAACATCTGCATTGCTTTATCTTTGTTCTGGTGCTGCGACCTTTCATTCTGGCACTGTACCACAATTCCTGTAGGAATGTGGGTAATTCTTATTGCCGATGAAGTCTTGTTAATATGCTGTCCTCCGGCACCACTTGAACGATAAGTATCTATTCTTAAATCATCTTCATTGATATCAACATCAAGATCCTCTTCAATATCCGGCATTACATCACAGGACACAAAAGAGGTCTGTCTCTTTCCATTAGCATTAAAAGGTGATATTCTTACAAGTCTGTGGACTCCTCGCTCAGATTTAAGATAACCATAGGCATTTTCACCATTTATCTGGATTGTAACAGATTTGACACCTGCTTCATCTCCGTCAAGGTAATCCAGTGTCTCAACGGTATATCCTTTGCTCTCTGCCCATCTTGTATACATACGGAGAAGCATTGAAGCCCAATCACAGCTCTCTGTTCCACCTGCTCCCGCGTTAAGTTTAAGAATGGCATTGCAGTTATCATATTCTTCTGATAAAAGAGTACTTATCCTTACTTTTTCAAAAAGATTCTTAAACTCATTAACAAGTTCCTCTATATCAGGAATAATTGATGTGTCATTCTCTTCGTCGGCAATTTCCATAAATGTTCTTGCATCGTCTCTAAGCTTCTCCAACTCATTATAATTGGTAAAAGCATCTTTAAGTGCTTTGAGTTCCTTAAGTTTCTTCTGTGAAGTCTCCGGATCATTCCAAAAGCCCTGGTCTTCCATATGCATTTCTAATTCTTCTATTTTCTTCGCCTTGTTATCAAGATCCAAAGCGCTGCGCAGTTCTTTAAGAGGTTCATCATATGAATTAAGCTCATATCTGAACTGATCTGTTTCTACCATATATTTGCCCTACTTTAATTATAGTTTGTCTAATTCTATTCTATTTTTAAAAATTTTACAATATTTTTTTAAAAAAATATAGCATTTATCCTGTCAGACAGACAAAAAAGAGGCTGTACCTCGTACAGCCCTTTCATTATTGTCATTCTGTCTTAAAAACTAGTTAAATAATGAGCCAAGTGCATCAAGCTTATCCTGACAATCATCGCAAATCCAGATCTTTTCACCCATAATCTTCTTTGATTTGCATTTTGCAACTTCTTCACATATATCACACTCTGTCTTCTTAGTGCATCCTGCAAGAAGTGTTGCAAAACTTAATACTACAAGTAATGTTGCAATGATTTTTTTAAATTTCTTCATGTCCTTTTCCTCCTAATATGTACCAATATAGATTATTATATTAAATATTCATTGGTTCTGTCAACATAATCAACAAAAAAAGGAAGGGGCCAGCTACCCCTTCCCGGTAAATCCTGCTATTATGCATTACGTCCACAGCAGTTTTTATATTTTAATCCACTTCCGCATGGGCATGGATCATTTCTTTGAATTTTCTTTGTCTCTCTTCTGACCGGCGCTTTTGCTACAGAATCGTCTTTGTTAGTTCCGGTAACTTTAGCTACCTGTTCTCTTTCTATCTTCTGTTCAATCTGGACATGAAGAAGAAGTCTTACTGTATCTTCCTCTATCGCCTCTGTCATTTCATTAAACATATCATATCCTGTCATCTTATATTCGATTACAGGATTACGGTTACCAAATGCCTGAAGTCCGATTCCCTGACGTAGCTGGTCCATATCATCGATATGTTCCATCCATTTTCTGTCAATAACCCTGAGAAGGATTACACGTTCTATCTCTCTCATCTGTTCAGGATTAGGGAACTCTGCTTCTTTAGCTTCGTAAAGTTTAACAGCACGTTCTTTTATGTCATGGACAAGTTCTGCTTTTTTCTTGTATTCTGAAGTATCTGTTACAGGTTCAACAGGTATTATAGGAAGAAGTACTTCATTAAGATCCTGAATATCCCATTCTTCAGGTGAAAGTTCATCACTTATACACTTATTGACAATTGATTCCACCCTGTTATTAAGCATATTCATAATAACGCCACGCATACTCTCTCCGTCGAGAACCCTGCGTCTTTCTTCGTAAATAATCTCTCTCTGTTCATTATTAACCTGATCATATTCAAGAAGACTCTTACGGATACCGAAGTTATTACCTTCAATTTTTCTCTGTGCTGTCTCAATGGCTTTTGAAAGCATCTTATGTTCAATCTGCTCATTATCAGGTACTCTTAAGGCATTGAAAATTGTCATAAGCCTGTCAGAACCAAAAAGTCTCATTATATCATCTTCAAGTGATATATAAAATCTTGACTCACCCGGATCACCCTGACGTCCTGAACGTCCACGGAGCTGGTTATCAATACGTCTTGATTCATGTCTTTCCGTACCGATTATCTTAAGTCCGCCTGCTGCTTTTGCATCAGCATCAAGCTTGATATCAGTACCACGGCCTGCCATATTGGTTGCAATGGTTACGGCACCGTGAACACCTGCTTCTGCAACGATTTCCGCTTCAAGTTCATGAAACTTGGCATTGAGGACCTTATGAGGTATTCCTTTCTTGCTGAGAAGTGCACTTACTATTTCTGATTGTTCAATTGTAATTGTACCCACAAGAACCGGTTGTCCTTTTTTATGTGCTTCTTCGATTTCTCTTACTACTGCATTATATTTTTCTTTCTTGGTCTTATATACAGCATCATTATAATCAATACGTGCAACAGGCTTGTTGGTAGGAATCTCTACAACGTCCATTCCGTATATTTCCCTGAATTCCTGTTCCTCTGTAAGTGCTGTACCTGTCATACCTGCTTTCTTGGTATATTTGTTAAAGAAGTTCTGGAATGTAATTGTTGCAAGAGTTCTGCTCTCTCTCTTAACTTTAACATGTTCCTTGGCTTCAATAGCCTGATGGAGACCGTCCGAATATCTTCTTCCCGGCATTATACGTCCTGTAAATTCATCTACAATCAATACCTGGTCATCTTTTACAACATAGTCCTGATCCCTGAACATAAGGTAATGTGCCCTGAGGGCAAGTATTATATTATGCTGTATGTCAAGATTATCTGCATCTGCAAGATTATCTATGTGGAAGAACTTCTCAACCTTGGCAACACCTTCTTCAGTCAGATTAACTGTCTTTTCCTTTTCATTAACAACAAAATCACCTGATTCCGTTGCTTCTTCTTTCATAAGAAGTTCCATTTTGGAAAGTTCTTTTTCTTCACCCTTTACAAGCTGCCTTGCTAAAACATCGCAAAGCTCGTAAAGTCTTGTAGATTTCCCACTCTGTCCTGATATGATAAGAGGAGTTCTCGCTTCATCGATAAGAACCGAATCGACCTCATCCACAATGGCATAGTTGAGTCCACGCTGTACAAGCTGGTTCTTGTAAATTACCATATTGTCCCTGAGGTAATCAAATCCAAGCTCGTTATTGGTTATATATGTAATATCGCAATTATATGCCGCTCTTCTTTCGTCAGGCTCCATTGAATTAAGTACAACGCCTACGGTAAGCCCAAGGAAAGTATGTACCTGTCCCATCCATTCCGCATCTCGTTTTGCAAGGTAATCATTGACAGTTACTACATGAACGCCCTTTCCTTCAAGTGCATTAAGGTATGCCGGCAGAAGACATGTCTGTGTCTTACCTTCACCGGTCCTCATCTCGGCAATTCTTCCCTGATGTAAAATAATACCGCCTATAAGCTGTACTTTGTAATGTTCTGTATGCAAAATACGTCTCGCCGCTTCTCTTACAAGGGCATAGGCTTCAGGTAAAATATCATCCAGAGTCTCACCTGCTTTAAGTCTCGCTTTAAATTCCTCTGTCTTTCCTGAGAAAACTCTCTTCTGTTCCTCAAAATCAGCATCTTCAGGAACAAGTGACACCATTTCATCACGAAGACTCATTATTTTATCAACAATCGGTTCTACTCTTTTTACTTCTCTTTCGCTATGTGTACCGAAAATTTTATCGATTAAACTCATTTAAAAAAATCCTCTCCAAATTTAATTTAATTTCAATCCTTACCATTTTATCACGTTATGAAAAACAGTACAAGCACAATTTCTTTACTATATACTGCCCCAAAATCAAAAGGCACCCGCAATAACGGGTGCCGGGATAATCAGATTATTAAATTAATCGAGTTCAGGTTCGATAAGTCCGTATGTATTATTTTTACGTTTATAAACCACATTAACCTCGTCTGTCTCTGAATTAAGGAAAACGTAGAAGTTATGCTGTAAGAGTTCCATCTGAACGCATGCTTCTTCAGGATTCATCGGCTTAACACCGAATTTCTTGGTTCTTACAATCTTAACATCAGGTTCATCTTCATAATCATCTTCAATATATGTCTTACTGAACTCTGCCGCTGCCTGCTTTGCATTTACAAGCCTGGTCTTATACCTTCTCATCTGTCTCTCAATAATCTCTTCAACGAGATCTATTGAAACATACATATCATTGCTTACTTCTTCAGCCCTGATAATATTGCCCTTGATAGGGATTGTTACCTCAATCTTCTGTCTCTCCTTTTCTACGCTAAGAGTAACATTGGCTGTAACTTCATCGTTAAAATACTTATCTAATTTACCAATCTTCTCCTCAACTGCTGAGCGTAACCCTGCTGTAACCTCGATATTCTTGCCCATAATAATAAACTTCATAGTGCCCAACTCCTTTGCTGCAAAATCCGTTCTTCACAAAAATTATTACCGTATGAATAATTCTCTGATGAACTTAATATCATTATACCATATTTCAAAAATCTATCAACTGGATTTGCAAATTTTCTTACAATTTTTTACCGGTTATTTACCATGTTTTGCACCATTTTTTATTGTGATTTTATATAAATTTAACAAATTAAATTTTTGATGAAAAAAAAGGTTGACACGGCAATAATTGTGTGTGGATAAATGGGGATATTGTGGATAACATGGTGTAAAAGTGACAAATTCACTTTTTATGCGGTTCATTTTTGGGGATAACTTAAATTTTTATCCCCATTTTGGGGAATACTGATGATAATAACGATTATCGATTCGATTTTTAATTTGACACTTTTCACAAAATTTTTAGCGTTTTATTCTTTGCCGGCACCTGATTCTGTGTTAAAATGGCATTATGAATTGTCTGAAAGGATAACTAAAATGAGAGAAATTACACTAATCACCGGAGCTTCTTCGGGAATAGGCCGTGAAACAGCTTTATATTTCAGCCAAAAGGGGCATCCGGTTATAATAATATGTAACAAAAACACGGAAGGACTTAATGAATTAAAGTCCCTTATCAAAGGAAATAACGGCATAGTCGAAAGCTTTATCGCAGATGTATCAAGTTATGAGGAAATGTCAGACATTTTTAATATACTTTCACAAAAAAATTTTCTTCCTGATATATTGGTTAATAATGCCGGTATTTCCCATATCGGACTTCTGCAGGATATGACTTCTGATGAATGGAAACATATAATTGATGTTAATCTCACATCGGTTTTTAACTGTTCAAAGCTTATAATTCCTCATATGCTTTCAAAAAAATCGGGACATATCATTAATATATCTTCTATGTGGGGAAATGTAGGTGCCTCCTGCGAAGTGGCTTATTCCGCTTCCAAGGGCGGTGTGAACACTTTTACAAAAGCATTGGCAAGGGAACTGGCTCCAAGCAATATCGCTGTAAATGCCATTGCTTTCGGAACTGTTGACACCAGAATGAATCATTTCCTTGACGCTGAAGAAAAAGCTGCTTTAATAGAAGAAATTCCTGCGGGAAGATTTCTCGACCCGCAGGAATCTGCTGAAATCATATATTCTGTTGCTACTTTAAATCCCTATGTCACCGGTCAGATAATAACCGCTGATGGTGGACTTACATAGTTATTCTGTGAAAAGAGCTGTAGAATAGTATCTGTCACCGCTGTCAGGCAGAAGTGCAACAATATTTTTTCCCTTATTTTCAGGTCTCTTTGCAAGTTCTGCTGCTGCGTAAAGAGCTGCACCTGATGAAATACCTACAAGAACGCCTTCTGTCCTGGCAAGTTTCTTTCCATATTCAAAAGCTGCCTCGTTGGCTACAGGAAATACCTCATCATAAATCTTTGTATTAAGAACATCCGGAACAAATCCTGCACCGATTCCCTGAATCTTGTGGGCTCCTGCTGTTCCTTTTGAAAGCACAGGTGATGTTTCAGGTTCAACAGCAACAATCTTTACATCAGGATTCTTTGACTTAAGGTATTCACCTACACCTGTTACTGTTCCACCGGTTCCAACTCCGGCTACAAATACGTCTACTTTTCCATCTGTATCTTCCCAGATTTCAGGACCTGTATGTTCAAAGTGAGCCTTTGGATTGGCAGGATTCACAAACTGTCCGGCAATAATGCTTCCAGGTAATTCTTTCTGAAGTTCTTCTGCCTTTGCAATCGCACCTTTCATGCCCTTACTGCCTTCTGTAAGTACAAGTTCAGCGCCATACGCTTTAATGATATTACGACGTTCTACGCTCATTGTATCAGGAAGCACGATGATAAGCTTATAGCCCTTTGCTGCTGCTATTGAGGCAAGTCCGATACCTGTATTTCCTGATGTTGGTTCGATAATTGTTCCGCCCGGTAATAATTTGCCTGACTTTTCTGCCTCATCGATTATAGCGTAAGCAATTCTGTCTTTTACGCTGCCAGCTGGATTAAAATATTCAAGCTTTGCAAGTACGGTTGCTTCAAGTCCTAACTCCTTTTCAAAGTTGGTTAATTCTACAAGTGGTGTGTTTCCTATTAATTCTGTTGCGCTCTTAAAAATTTTTGACATATTATTGTCCTCTCTTTCTTAATTTACTGAATTGCCTTGAATGCTTCATCAAGGTCTTCTATGATATCTGCTATATTTTCTGTACCGATTGAAAGTCTTATTGTGTTAGGCTTGATTCCCTGGTCAAGAAGTTCTGCTTCGTTGCACTCTGAATGAGTTGTTGATGCGGGATGAATTGCAAGTGACTTAACATCAGCTACGTTGGCAAGGAGTGAGAAAAGTTCAAGGTTATCAATAAATTCCTGTGCTTTTTTTGCGTCCCCTTTAATCTCAAATGTAAAAATTGAGCCTCCGCCGTTAGGGAAGTATTTTTTATAAAGTTCTTTCTGTTCTTCGTTATCTGTTACTGAAGGATGATTAACTTTTTCTACCAATGGCTGGTTCTTAAGGTATTCAACAACCTTTAACGCATTGCTTACATGTCTTTCTACACGGAGTGAAAGTGTCTCAAGACCCTGGAGGAATATAAATGCGTGGATTGGTGATAAGGTTGCTCCTGTATCCCTTAAAAGAATTGCTCTTATATATGTTACAAATGCCGCAGGTGCGCAATCCTTTGCAAAGCTTACGCCATGGTATGATACATTTGGTTCTACAAGCCATGGCCACTTGTTATTCTGTGTCCAGTCGAACTTACCGCTGTCAACGATAACACCACCGATTGTTGTACCATGTCCGCCGATAAACTTAGTTGCTGAGTGGATTACGATATCTGCTCCATATTCGATTGGTCTTACAAGGTATGGTGTTGCAAATGTATTATCTACGATAAGAGGAATTCCTGCTTCATGTGCTATCTTTGCAACTCTTTCAATATCTACAACTTCCGAATTAGGATTGCCGAGTGTCTCTATCTGTATTGCTTTAGTATTTTCTTTAATAGCTGCCTTAATTCCGTCATAATCGAATGGGTCAACAAATGTAGCTGTTATTCCGTAATCAGGAAGTGTATGTGCTAAAAGATTGTATGTACCGCCGTATATATTCTTAGCAGCTACTATATGATCTCCGGCATGTGCGATTGCCTGGAATGTGTATGCAAGGGCTGCTGCACCGGAACCAACAGCAAGGGCTGCTACACCGCCTTCAAGGGCTGCAATTCTTTCTTCAAAAATTCCCTGTGTAGGATTTGTAAGTCTTCCGTAAATGTTACCTGCATCTCTAAGTCCGAATCTGTCTGCAGCATGTTCGCTGTTATGAAACACATAAGATGATGTAAGGTAAATAGGTACCGCTCTTGCATCTGTTACAGGATCCGGATTTTCCTGGCCTACATGTAGCTGTAATGTCTCGAATTTGAATTTTCTATCTTTTCTCTCTAATTTACTCATATGACAATTCCTCCAATTCCTAGTACGTTGATATGATTTTTAACTTGTTTGTATATTATCACTCATTTCCTAGTATGTCAATAGGGATTAAGGAATTTTTTTTAAAAAATTTAAAAGCTTACAAATAACCATATTGACATAATATAAAATGTTATTTGTAAGCTTATTTTCATTATATTATTGAGCCTCCGCAGACAATGCAGCCGTCTTTATAAAATACTGCTGCCTGTCCCGGTGTTGCAGCTCTTACAGGCTCCTCAAATACAGCCTTCATTACTCCATCCTTTGCAGGGTATAGCGTACAAGGCACATCCTTTGCCGAATATCTTACCTTGCCCGTTACTTTGACAGGTTCATTTATATCAGATACCGACATATAATTAATATCGTCAAAAAGAACTTCTTTTGTCATAAGCTCATCAAGGGTTCCGAGAACCACCTGATTCTTAGGTACATCAAGGCGGATTACATAACGTGGCTCGCCAAAGGCAATTCCGAGACCTTTTCTCTGTCCCACCGTGTAGTGGATAATTCCTGCATGGCGTCCTAACACGTTCCCCTTGGAATCCACAAAATCTCCCGGACCCGACTTAACACCTGTCTGTTCCTCTATAAATGAGGCGTAGTCACCGTCTTTTATAAAGCAGATATCCTGACTGTCTTTTTTATGGGCTACAGGCAGTCCGGCCCTTTCCGCAATTTTTCTTACTTCATCTTTTTCCATTGTGGAAATAGGAAAAAGAGTGTGTGAAAGTTCTTCCTGTGTTAAATTATATAGAACATAGGACTGGTCTTTATTAAGCGATGCCGATTTAGTCACAGCAAATCTTCCGTTCGGAAGTTTCTCAATATTGCCGTAATGACCTGTGGCAATATAGTCTGCTCCGATGCCAAGACATCTGTGAAGCAAAGCTTCCCATTTGACATATCTGTTGCAGGCAATACACGGATTGGGTGTTCTGCCCCTTAAATATTCTGCAACAAAATAATCAATTACTGTCTTTTTAAACTCTTCTTTAAAATTCATAACGTAATATGGTATGCCTATTGTCTCTGCGACACGGCGTGCGTCATCCACAGCGGAAAGGCCGCAACATCCTCCGTTTTCCGACATATCACAATAATCCTCGTCCTGCCATATCTGCATGGTAACGCCGATTACATCATATCCCTGTTCCTTTAAAATAAGGGCAGCCACAGAGGAATCAACTCCTCCGGACATGCCCACAACAACTTTTTTCTTCATTAATATTCTTCCTGTGGTGCTTCTTCTTTTTCCGAGATGTCATTCACAGGTTTTTCAAGTCCCTCTATCTTAACGTTATTCTTCTCTGAATAGTCCCAGAGGGCTGCGTGAATTGCTTCCTCGGCTAACAGAGAACAGTGTACCTTAACGGGTGGCAATCCGTCAAGAGCTTCCATAACTGCTTTATTGGTTACATCCATTGCTTCCGTAACGGTTTTGCCCTTAACAAGCTCGGTTGCCATACTGCTTGTCGCAACAGCGGCTCCGCAGCCAAAAGTCTTGAATTTGCAATCCCTTATGACCTGATTATCATCAATGTCAAGGTACATTCTCATTATATCGCCACACTTGGCATTTCCTACAGTTCCTACGCCTGAAGGATTCTCTATTTCTCCTACGTTTCTTGGATTATTAAAATGATCCATTACTTTTTCGCTATACATCCGGATTCCTCCTTTTAAAATCTTCATATAATGGTGACATACTTCTAAGTCTTTGGATTATTTCTTTTAATTTATCAACGGTAAAATCTATTTCTTCAACAGTTGTCTCATCTGACAATGTAAGTCTTAATGAACCATGGGCTATTTCATGAGGAAGTCCTATGGCAAGAAGTACATGGGATGGGTCAAGTGAGCCTGAAGTACATGCTGAACCGCTTGAACCACATATTCCATTCTGGTCAAGAAGAATAAGCATTGATTCTCCTTCAATAAATCTGAAGCAGAAATTGGCATTATTAGGTAATCTGTTTTCACGATGTCCGTTAAGTCTTGAATAAGGAATTTCATTAAGAACTCTCTCAATAAGATGATCTCGTAATCTTGTCTCGTAAGCAATTCTTTCATCCATCTTATCCCTTGCAATGCTTACAGCTTCGGAAAGGCCTATAATTCCCGGAACATTAAGTGTTCCTGCCCTTCTGTTACGTTCCTGTGCTCCGCCATGTACAAAAGAACGAATCTTAACGCCTTTTCTTATATACATAATTCCGATTCCTTTAGGACCATTTAACT
Proteins encoded:
- the mnmA gene encoding tRNA 2-thiouridine(34) synthase MnmA, with the translated sequence MKKKVVVGMSGGVDSSVAALILKEQGYDVIGVTMQIWQDEDYCDMSENGGCCGLSAVDDARRVAETIGIPYYVMNFKEEFKKTVIDYFVAEYLRGRTPNPCIACNRYVKWEALLHRCLGIGADYIATGHYGNIEKLPNGRFAVTKSASLNKDQSYVLYNLTQEELSHTLFPISTMEKDEVRKIAERAGLPVAHKKDSQDICFIKDGDYASFIEEQTGVKSGPGDFVDSKGNVLGRHAGIIHYTVGQRKGLGIAFGEPRYVIRLDVPKNQVVLGTLDELMTKEVLFDDINYMSVSDINEPVKVTGKVRYSAKDVPCTLYPAKDGVMKAVFEEPVRAATPGQAAVFYKDGCIVCGGSII
- the nifU gene encoding Fe-S cluster assembly scaffold protein NifU, whose translation is MYSEKVMDHFNNPRNVGEIENPSGVGTVGNAKCGDIMRMYLDIDDNQVIRDCKFKTFGCGAAVATSSMATELVKGKTVTEAMDVTNKAVMEALDGLPPVKVHCSLLAEEAIHAALWDYSEKNNVKIEGLEKPVNDISEKEEAPQEEY